One Streptomyces sp. NBC_00554 DNA segment encodes these proteins:
- a CDS encoding protein kinase: MRPVGSKYLLEEPLGRGATGTVWRARQRETAGAEAAVQGQPGETVAIKVLKEELASDPDIVMRFLRERSVLLRLTHPNIVRVRDLVVEGDLLALVMDLIDGPDLHRYLRENGPLSPVAAALLTAQVADALAASHADGVVHRDLKPANVLLMQQGGQMHPMLTDFGIARLADSPGLTRTHEFVGTPAYVAPESAEGRPQTSAVDIYGAGILMYELVTGRPPFGGGSALEVLHQHLSAEPRRPSTVPDPLWTVIERCLRKNPDERPSAENLARGLRTVAAGIGVHANSAQIMAAEGVGALLVPDPSPATVPGMPGAADPTQVLPHGAGSYDPNAATSYLPHTGAADPTAVLPNRGAADPTAVMPPVPQNQPGGQGGPEDPHPWQNQLRAARDRNEATQVQYLDPNEDPLRRRPQRQVARPQQRPQQQRPPQGQQPPPGYGYPQQQQPQQYAPQHQQPQRQQPQPQHQQPQRYAPAPQQPQQPAPREPREPRQRSANPMKIPGLGCLKGCLFTVVILFVAAWLIWELSPLQEWIGSTRSFWGQLTEMYNTVSGWVGDLGGGSSGSSGGSSGQ; the protein is encoded by the coding sequence GTGCGGCCGGTAGGGAGCAAGTACCTCCTTGAGGAGCCGTTGGGACGCGGCGCCACAGGCACCGTCTGGCGCGCTCGCCAGCGGGAGACGGCAGGCGCCGAGGCGGCCGTCCAGGGCCAGCCCGGCGAGACCGTGGCGATCAAGGTCCTCAAGGAAGAGCTCGCCAGCGACCCCGACATCGTGATGCGGTTCCTGCGGGAGCGCTCCGTGCTGCTCCGGCTGACCCACCCGAACATCGTGCGCGTACGGGATCTCGTCGTCGAAGGCGATCTGCTCGCGCTCGTCATGGACCTGATCGACGGTCCCGACCTGCACCGCTATCTCCGCGAGAACGGGCCGCTCAGCCCCGTCGCCGCCGCCCTCCTGACCGCCCAGGTCGCCGACGCGCTCGCCGCCAGCCATGCCGACGGCGTCGTCCACCGGGACCTGAAGCCCGCGAACGTCCTGCTCATGCAGCAGGGCGGCCAGATGCACCCGATGCTGACGGACTTCGGCATCGCCCGGCTCGCGGACTCCCCGGGGCTGACCCGGACCCATGAGTTCGTCGGCACGCCCGCGTATGTCGCGCCCGAGTCCGCGGAGGGGCGTCCGCAGACGTCCGCCGTCGACATCTACGGGGCGGGCATTTTGATGTACGAGCTGGTCACCGGGCGTCCGCCGTTCGGCGGCGGGTCCGCGCTCGAAGTGCTGCACCAGCACCTGAGCGCCGAGCCGCGCCGCCCGTCGACCGTCCCCGACCCCCTGTGGACCGTCATCGAGCGCTGCCTGCGCAAGAACCCGGACGAGCGGCCCAGCGCCGAGAACCTCGCCCGCGGACTGCGTACGGTCGCCGCGGGCATCGGTGTGCACGCGAACTCCGCGCAGATCATGGCCGCCGAGGGGGTGGGGGCACTCCTCGTCCCCGACCCGTCCCCGGCGACCGTCCCCGGCATGCCCGGCGCCGCCGATCCCACCCAGGTGCTGCCGCACGGCGCGGGCTCGTACGACCCGAACGCCGCGACCAGCTACCTCCCGCACACCGGTGCCGCCGACCCCACCGCCGTACTCCCCAACCGCGGCGCGGCCGACCCGACCGCCGTCATGCCGCCCGTGCCGCAGAACCAGCCGGGCGGGCAGGGCGGCCCCGAGGACCCGCACCCCTGGCAGAACCAGCTGCGCGCGGCCCGCGACCGCAACGAGGCGACGCAGGTCCAGTACCTCGACCCGAACGAGGACCCGCTGCGCCGCCGCCCCCAGCGGCAGGTCGCACGTCCCCAGCAGCGCCCGCAACAGCAGCGCCCGCCGCAGGGACAGCAGCCGCCGCCCGGATACGGATATCCGCAGCAGCAACAGCCGCAGCAGTACGCGCCTCAGCACCAGCAGCCCCAGCGTCAGCAGCCTCAGCCGCAGCACCAGCAGCCGCAGCGGTACGCGCCCGCGCCGCAGCAGCCCCAGCAGCCCGCGCCGCGTGAACCGCGCGAGCCCCGGCAGCGCAGCGCCAACCCGATGAAGATTCCCGGGCTCGGCTGCCTCAAGGGGTGCCTGTTCACCGTCGTCATCCTCTTTGTCGCCGCGTGGCTGATCTGGGAGTTGAGTCCCCTTCA